Below is a window of Mycobacterium dioxanotrophicus DNA.
GCCTGGAGACCACGCTCAAACGCGGCATCATCAACACCCGCGACGAGCCGCACGCCGACGCCGACAAATACCGGCGGCTGCACGTCATCATCGGTGACGCCAACCTGGCCGAGACCTCGACCTACCTCAAGCTCGGCACCAGTTCGCTGGTGCTGGACCTGATCGAGGAGGGCATCGACCTCTCCGACCTGGCGCTGGCCCGGCCGGTGCACGCAGTGCATGTGATCAGCCGCGATCCGTCGCTGCGGGCCACCGTGGCACTCGCCGACGGCCGCGAGGTGACCGCACTCGCGCTGCAGCGCATGTACCTGGACCGGGTGGCCAAACTGGTGGACACCCGCGATCCCGACCCACGGGCCAGCCACGTCGTCGAGACCTGGGCCGAGGTGCTCGACCTGCTCGAGCGCGATCCCATGGAATGCGCCGAGATCCTCGACTGGCCCGCCAAGCTGCGCCTGCTGGAAGGCTTCCGGCGGCGCGAGAACCTGGCGTGGTCGGCACCGCGGCTGCACCTGGTGGACCTGCAGTATTCCGATGTCCGGCTGGACAAGGGCCTGTACAACCGGCTGGTGGCGCGCGGTTCGATGAAGCGGCTCGTCACCGAGCAGCAGGTCCTCGATGCGGTCGACAGCCCGCCGACCGACACCCGCGCGTACTTCCGTGGTGAGTGCCTGCGCCGGTTCGGCGCCGACATCGCGGCGGCGAGCTGGGATTCGGTGATATTCGATCTCGGCGGCGATTCGCTCGTGCGGATTCCAACCCTGGAACCGCTGCGCGGCAGTAAAGCGCACGTGGGAGCGTTGCTGGACTCGGTGGACAGCGCAGTCGAGTTGGTCGAACAGCTCACAACCTGACGGGTTGTGATCCCGGGCAATTCGGGTATTGACCGGTACTGTGGAAGAACCGGCAGGGCGTTACCCCGGCCGATGACTATGCAGGAGGCAGCGATGGCTCAAGAGCAGACCAAGCGTGGTGGCGGCGGCGGTGACGACGACGACGTCCCCGGCGCATCGGCCGCAGGCCAGGAGCGTCGCGAGAAGCTGACCGAGGAAACCGACGACCTGCTGGACGAGATCGACGACGTGCTTGAAGAGAACGCCGAAGACTTCGTGCGCGCGTACGTCCAAAAGGGCGGCCAGTGACCTGGCACGACAATCTGTCCTCATCTCTCTCCGGAACACCAGCGATAACTTCAGATTTGTCGTCTTTCTCGGACCTGCTCCGTCGTCAGGCCCCTGATCTGCTGCCGGTCCACCGGGTGACCGCCGGTGCGGCGCCGTATGGCGCTGCAGCTGAATTTGTGCCGCACGGCAATTCGGCCGAATTCGCGCCGCACGGAACGACAATCGTGGCGATCAAGTACCCCGGCGGTGTCGTCATCGCCGGTGACCGGCGGGCCACGCAGGGCAACATGATCGCCAGCCGCGACGTGGAGAAGGTGCACATCGCCGACGATTACACCGCCACCGGCATCGCGGGTACCGCCGCCATCGCGGTCGAGTTCGCGCGGCTCTACGCCGTCGAACTCGAGCACTACGAAAAGGTCGAAGGCGTGCCGCTGACCTTCCGTGGCAAGGTGAACCGCCTGGCCACCATGGTGCGCGGCAATCTCGGCGCGGCTCTTCAGGGTTTCGTGGCGCTGCCGCTGCTGGTGGGCTACGACCTCAACGAGGCCGATCCGGCCAACGCGGGCCGCATCGTGTCGTTCGACGCCGCAGGCGGCTGGAACATCGAGGAAGAGGGCTACCAGTCGGTGGGCTCGGGTTCGTTGTTCGCCCGGTCGTCGATCAAGAAGCTGTATCCGACGGTCACCGACGCCGAGTCGGCGCTCAAGGTCGCCATCGAGGCGCTCTACGACGCCGCCGACGACGATTCGGCCACGGGCGGGCCGGATCTGGTGCGCGGCATCTACCCGACCGCGGTGACCATCGGGGCCGAGGGCGCCGAGGAGATCACCGAGGCGCGTATCGCCGAGCTGGCCCGTGAGGTCATCGAAAGTCGCACCGCAACGAAAGGTGACGGCTGATGAGCTTCCCGTACTTCATCTCGCCCGAGCAGGCGATGCGTGAGCGGTCCGAGTTGGCCCGCAAGGGCATTGCCCGTGGCCGCAGTGTGGTGGTGCTGGCCTACGACAGCGGTGTGTTGTTCGTGGCGGAGAATCCGTCGCGTTCGTTGCAGAAGGTCAGTGAGCTCTACGACCGGGTGGGTTTCGCAGCGGTGGGCAGGTTCAGCGAGTTCGACAAGTTGCGGGTCGGCGGCATTCAGTACGCCGACACCCGTGGCTACGCGTACGACCGTCGGGATGTCACCGGTCGCCAGCTGGCCAACGTGTACGCGCAGACGCTGGGCACCATCTTCACCGAACAGCCCAAGCCCTTCGAGGTAGAGCTGTGTGTGGCCGAGGTTGCGCACTACGGCGAGACGAAAGCCCCTGAGCTCTACCGGATCACCTATGACGGATCCATCGCCGATGAACCGCACTACGTGGTGATGGGCGGCACGACCGAGCCCATCGTGGCCAAGCTCGGTGAGTCGTACACCGAGAACGCGGATCTGGGTGCTGCCGTCAAGATCGCCGTCGAGGCGCTCAGCGCCGGCGCCGAAGGTTCCGAGCCACGCAAACTCGGCCCGTCCACCCTCGAGGTGGCGGTCCTCGATGCCAAGCGGCCTCGCCGTTGTTTCCGACGGATCACCGGATCCGCTCTGGAAACGCTGCTGCCCGAACCGGATCCGGATAAGGCGCCGGCCGAGTAGCCGTCGTGGACGACGGGGGAGCTCCGCCGGTCGCGCCGCGCGGCTACCGGCCGAGCCGGGCGCAGTGGTCGCTGGCGGGGCTCATCCTCGCGTTCGTCGTCGGGGTTGTGCTGTTCAAGGTCATCAAGGGCTTCGGCCTGGGGCAGAGCGCTGCGTTCTACATCGGGATCCCCACCGTGCTCGCGTTGATCCTCACGCTCACCGCGAACCCGGACCGGCTGATCTCCATGACGCTCAAGGCGATCACCATCCTGCTGCTGCTCGCGATTCCGGTGGCGGGCGAGGGTTTCGTGTGCGTGATCATCGCCGCGCCGTTGTTCTACGCGGTCGGGATCATCGTGGCGTTGATCGTCGGTGCGGTGCGCAAGTCCGGCCGTCCGCCCGGCGCTCGCGTCGTGGTGCTGCCTGCCGTCGCGCTGGTGCTCTCGCTCGAAGGTGTGGTGCCCGCCCTCACCCTGCCCGGCGACAGCACTGTCACGGCCACGCGCACGGTCGCAGCCACCCCGGAGCAGGTCGCGGCTGCGCTGGCCCGTCCGCTGCGGTTCGGCGACGTGAAGCCGTCCGGTGTTCTCGCGCTCGGCTTTCCGCAGCCACTGATGGACCACGGCAGCGGTTTGACGGTGGGGGACCGCAGAGTGGTGATGTTCGCCGGGGCGCACCACCGGCCGGGGTTCATCGCGCAGCACCATTGGGGTGAGGCGCAGTCCGCGCTGGAATTCCAGATTGCCGCCAGCACACCGGATTCGGTGCAGCTGCTGCCGGTCTCGGACAACACCCCGCTGGCAACCTGGTTGACCTGGCGTTCCTCGGACGTGAGCTGGCGTGCCGTCGATGCCGACCACACCGAGATCACCTGGTCGCTGAGCTACACGCGGCGACTGGCGCCTGCCTGGTATTTCGGGCCCATCGAGCATCTGGTGACCCAACGCGCCGCGGGCTATCTGCTCGACGCCGTCGATCTCCGGCCGTGACCACCGGGCTGGACGTCGCGACGCTGCGCAACGGCGCCGTGCTGGTTCCGGCGGTGCTCGCAGGGGCACTGTGGGTCGCCGCGCCGGGAGAACGGGTCGGTGCGGCGCTCGCGGCATTGTGGAACGCGGTGGGGCTGGCGGCGCTCAACGCCGTCGCGGTCGCGGCGGGCTGGTGGAGCTTCGGGACCGACGGGCTGATGTGGTCGGGCGTGCCTCTCGACGTGGTGCTCGGCTGGGCGCTGCTGTGGGCGGTGCCGGTGCAGTTGATGCGGTGGGTGAATCCCCTTGTGACTGTTGCCGTTCTGGTCGCCGCGGACATCGTGGCGATGGGCAGCTTGGCGCCGTTGGTGTGGTTGCGGTCTGGCTGGTGGGCCGGTGAACTGCTCGGCGTGTTGCTCTGCCTGCTGCCCGCGGTGCTGCTGGGCTGGTTGACGGCCACCGGGCGCATGCTGTGGCTGCGGGCCGGTCTGCAGGTGGTGCTGTTCGGCGCGCTGCTGCTGTTCGTCATACCCGCGGTGACGTTCGCTCTCACCGGCATGTCCTGGTCGCAGGCGTGGCACCGGCTCGGTGGCCCCGCGGATTGGGTGCTGCTGCAGATCGCGGCGGTGGTGGCAGTGATCGCATTGCGTGCGGTGGCCGAGTTCGCCCGCCACGGCGGCACGCCCTTCCCCTGGGACCCACCGCAGACCCTGGTGACCTCAGGGCCCTACGCCTACCTCGCCAACCCGATGCAGGTCTGCTCGGTGCTGCTCCTGGTGACCATGGCGGCCGTGGTCGGCGCACCGGTGTTGGTGCTGGCTGCAGGCGTCGGCGTGGTGTTCAGCGCAGGCATTGCCGGGTGGCACGAACGTGATCAGCTGGCCGCGCGCTTCGGTGCGCCGTGGCGGGAGTACCGAGGCGCGGTGCGCGACTGGGTGCCGCGCGTGCGGCCCTATCCGCACCGCTCGCCGGCGCGGTTGTATGTGGCGGTGACGTGTGATCCGTGCAGCCAGGTCGCGGGCTGGCTGCAGCGTCGGGACCCCGTCGCACTGGCGCTCGAACTCGCCGAAGACCACCCGGAAGAACTGCGTCGAGTCCGCTACGAGTCCGATTCGGTTGTGCTGCAGGGCACCCGAGCCGTCGGCGCGGCGCTCGAGCACATCGGCATCGGGTGGGCGGTGGTGGGCTGGGTGATGCGAGCACCGGGACTCGGGTGGTTAGTCCAGCTGCTCGCCGACGCGGTCGGTGCGGGGCCGCGCTCGGTCAGCCGATGACGCTGCGAATCAGTCCGGCGAACTCCTCGGGGCACTCCAGTGGAGTGAAATGCCCTGCGCCGTCGGCGGTGTGCAACCGGACGTCGACGAAGTAGTCGTCCAGGCGGTCGGCCCACGCGGTCGGGAACAGCGGATCGTGCCGGGGCCACAGTACGTCCGTGCGGGCGTTGATCTTGACGGCTCGATCGGGCGGCAGCTCGGTCAGCGACTGCGCGACGGTGCCTGCTCCGGCGCGGTACCAGGCCAGTGAGGCGGTGAACGCCCCGGGCAGCGCATAGTCGGAGACGAGCCGGTCCAGGTCGTCCTCGGTGACGGTGAACGTCGGCGCCGACCAGTGATTCCAGAAGTGCCGCAGATACTCCCGCACGATTTCGGGGTTCCCGTCGATCAGCCGGTCGGCGATCGGTAGTTGGTGAAAGGCCTGATACCAGAACTCGTGCTGGGCGTGCGGACTGAGCACGCGGTCCCCGGCGCCCGGCAGCGGCGGCGACAGCACGAGAGCCTTCGCCAGATGGGGGTGCATGCGGGCGACGCTCTGCGCCACCCTGCTGCCGACGTCGTAGCCGGCCAGAATGACCTCGTGCACGCCCAATTCATGGATGAGCCCGACGATGCTGGCGGCCTGGGCCGTCGCGCTGTAGAAATGCTGCACGGCGACCGCGTGCTTGTCGGAGCCGCCGAATCCGCGCAGGTCGGGCACGATCACGTCGGCCACGTCGGTCAGCAGCGGAACCACCTTCCGGTAGTCCCGCCGGGTGCCCGGCCAGCCGTGCAACAGCACAACAGGCGGCCCGCCGGTGACGCCGAGCCGATCGAAGGCCAATCGGAATCCGTCCACCGGAGCGCTGCGCGAGGACATCGGTCAATTCTCATCCGCCGCCAGGGCCTTGTGGGCCAGGTTGGGAAAGGTCGGCGGGATCAGGGTGTGGCGGATTCGCGACGCCAGCCGACGTAGGTCAACCACAGGCCGATCGCCGTGAGCAGGAGGAAGAAGATCCGCGCCGCGAGTAGCAGGCCGGGACTGCCCAGCGTGGCGTCGGCGCCGGTCCGGATCGCCGTCGGGAAGGCCATCATCGCCACACCACGCAGCGCCACGAACCATCCGAACAGCGAGATGAGCACGGCCGTCACGCTGTACCAGTACTGGTGGAACGCGATCACGATCAAGCCCATCATCAACATCGCCGCACCCAGGATCCACGGGAGCGTGCCGCTGGTGAACAGGTCGGACAGCAGGTCGCCGAGCTGCGAGAGCCGGATCGCGATGATGACCGTCGCCACGGCGACGAAGGGGCCGAGAACCCGGGCGAACAGGCGCGTGCGGTGCCGGGCTTCGACGGTTGGTGTGGGCATCTGACCTCCTGCAGTTTATAAACCGACTGACGGTCTATTAATAAGCTAGGCTCGAGGCACGACGACGTCAACGGAGGCTCATGGCACGCCAGGTGAAACCCGAGGAACACGCCGCCCGGCGTGGCGAGATCCTCGACGCCGCGCTGCACCTCATGCACGACAAGGGCTACGCGGCCATGACCATCGAGGATCTGTTGAGCACCCTGCAGATCTCCAAAGGCGCGCTGTACCACTACTTCCGGTCAAAGCAAGCGCTGCTGGAAGGCATCGTCGAGCAGATGGGCGACAGCGCCACCGCCGGTCTGCGCCGCATCCTCGACGCTCCCGACACCTCGGCGCTGGACAAGCTGCACGCGTATTTCGCGGCGTCGTACGCGTGGAAGTCGGAGAACGCGACCGCGGTCGCCACCCTGATCCGGCTGTGGCATGACGAGAACAACGCGCTGTTGCGGCAGAAGATGACCCAGGGCTCGATGCGCACGACCGCGCCCTTCCTGGAGGCGATCATCAGGCAGGGCTGCACAGAAGGTGTCTTCCACACCGATTTCCCGCACGAGGCGGCCGGCATCATCACCGCGATGGGCCTGCATCTGGCCGACGCGTTCATCGATGCCATCGAGGCGGACGGTGCGGTCGGCATCGACATCTCCGGGCCGCACGCGCGCAAGGCCGTCGCGGCCTACCAGCAAGCGTTCGAACGCATCCTCGGACTCCCCGACGGCTCGCTCGCCGGTGAGCTCTGAATCGGCTCACAGGTCATCCCGACGTAGTACGCCTGCCGACGCGGCCGCTCGATGCCCACCGATAGTGAGTGCGACCCCGTAAGCTCGATAGTGTGCAGCGACGAATCATGGGCATCGAGACAGAATTCGGTGTGACCTGCACGTTCCATGGCCATCGCCGGCTCAGTCCCGACGAGGTTGCCCGCTATCTGTTCCGGCGGGTCGTGTCGTGGGGCCGCAGCTCAAACGTCTTCCTCCGCAACGGCGCCCGTTTGTACTTGGATGTGGGCAGCCACCCCGAATACGCGACAGCCGAATGCGACAACCTCGTTCAGCTGGTCACCCACGACCGCGCCGGTGAGCGCGTACTGGAGGACCTCCTGATCGACGCCGAGCAGCGGCTCGCCGACGAGGGCATCGGCGGTGACATCTATCTGTTCAAGAACAACACCGACTCGGCGGGCAACTCATACGGCTGCCACGAGAACTACCTGATCGTGCGGGCCGGTGAATTCTCGCGGATCTCCGATGTGCTGTTGCCATTCCTGGTCACCCGGCAGCTGATCTGCGGTGCGGGCAAGGTGTTGCAGACCCCGAAGGCTGCGACGTTCTGCCTCTCGCAGCGAGCCGAGCACATCTGGGAGGGCGTCTCGAGCGCCACCACGCGGTCGCGGCCGATCATCAACACCCGCGACGAACCGCACGCCGACGCGGAGAAGTACCGGCGGCTACACGTCATCGTCGGCGACTCCAACATGTGCGAATCCACCACGATGCTGAAGGTGGGTACCGCCTCGCTGGTGCTGGAGATGATCGAGGCGGGTGTGCCGTTCCGCGACTTCTCGCTCGACAATCCCATTCGGGCCATCCGGGAAGTCAGCCACGACCTGACCGGCCGGCGTCCCGTGCGGCTGGCGGGCGGCAGGCAGGCCAGCGCGCTGGACATCCAGCGCGAGTACTACAGCCGTGCAGTCGAGTACCTGCAGACGCGCGAAACCAACACCCAGATCGAACAGGTGGTGGATCTGTGGGGCCGCCAACTCGACGCGGTCGAGAGCCAGGACTTCGCCAAGGTCGACACCGAGATCGACTGGGTGATCAAGCGCAAGCTGTTCCAGCGCTACCAGGATCGCTACAACCTGGAGCTGTCAGATCCGAAGATCAGCCAGCTCGACCTGGCCTACCACGACATCAAGCGTGGCCGTGGCGTGTTCGACCTGCTGCAGCGCAAGGGGCTGGCCGCCCGGATCGCGACCGACGAGGAGATCGACGCCGCGGTCAACACGCCGCCGCAGACCACGCGGGCCAAGCTGCGCGGTGAGTTCATCAGTGCCGCGCAGGAAGCCGGGCGCGACTTCACCGTCGACTGGGTGCACCTCAAGCTCAACGATCAGGCGCAGCGCACCGTGCTGTGCAAGGACCCGTTCCGGTCGGTCGACGAGCGGGTCAAGCGGCTCATCGCCAGTATGTGAGCGACGCGGGGCGTCGGTGCCGACGCCCCGCTCGACCGCTGCCAGGATCCACGCCCGCCGCCCCCTAAACTCCTTGCTGTGGCGACATCCAAAGTGGAGCGGTTGATGAACCTCGTCATCGCGCTGCTGTCCACGCGAACGTTCCTGCCCGCGGAGAAGATTCGCGCGAGCGTGGCCGGATACGCCGACAGCCCCAGCGACGAGGCGTTCTCCCGGATGTTCGAGCGCGACAAGAACGAGTTGCGTGATCTCGGCATCCCGCTGGAAACGGGCCGGGTGTCGAAATTCGATCCCACCGAGGGCTACCGGATCAACCGCGACGCGTATGCGCTGCCGCCCGTGCAGTTGACCGGTGACGAGGCCACTGCCGTCGCAGTGGCGACCCAGCTGTGGCAGTCGCCGGAACTGGTCACCGCAACGCAGGGTGCCCTGCTCAAACTGCGCGCGGCCGGGGTGGAAGTCGAGGCCGACGCCGCAGGTGCCGCGATCACCTCGACCGCGGTGCTGCCCGGCCTGCGCGGATCAGAGGAAGTTCTGCGAATCCTGTTGTCCGCCATCGATTCAGGTCATGCTGTGCAATTCGAACACCGGCCGTCGCGCACCGCCGGCTACACCACCCGCACGGTCGAGCCGTGGGGCGTGGTCACCCACCGCGGCCGCTGGTATCTCGTCGGGCACGACCGGGACCGCGACGACACCCGCACGTTTCGGCTGTCCCGCATCGGATCCGGCGTCACGCTCATCGGGGAAGCCGGTGCGGTGCGCAAGCCCGACGGCGTCAACGTGCGCGAGATCGTCCGACGCGTCGTCGCGGACGTCCCGACCGGGGAGCGGGCCCGGGTGTGGGTGGCCGGTGGCCGCGCGACGGCGCTGCGCCGGCAGGCCCTCACGACGACACCGCGCACCCTGGGCGGGCGTGCGGGGGAGGAGATCACCGTCGAACTCGGCATGTACGACCGGCTGGCACGCGAGATCGCGAGCTACGGCGCCGACGCAGTGGCCTTGGAACCACACGCGTTGCGCGATGACGTGTTGGACCGGTTGCGGGCACAGGCGGTGGTCCAGTGAGTCAGGTTTCGGCCCGGCTGGTCCGGTTGCTCAACATGGTCCCGTACTTCCAGGCCAATCCGAAGGTCACCCGTGCGGAGGCCGCCGACGCCCTTGGCGTCAGCCGCAAACAGCTCGACGCCGACCTCGAACAGCTGTGGATGTGCGGGCTGCCCGGCTACAGCCCCGGCGACCTCATCGATTTCGACTTCACCGACGACACCATCGAGGTGACCTTCTCGGCCGGTGTGGACCAGCCGCTGCGGCTGACCTCGACCGAGGCCACGGTGATCCTGGTGGCGCTGCGGGCGCTGGTCGACGTCCCGGGCATGGTCGATCCGGAGGCCGCGCGCAGCGCGATCGCCAAGATCGAGTCGGCTGCGGGTGCCCAGCTGGCGGCCGTCGACGACCCGGCGCCAACCGAGAGCGAGGCTGCCGCGACGGTGCGCGCAGCCGTGCGCGACGGGCGTGCGGTGACGCTGGAGTACTACTCGGCATCGCGGGATTCGTTGACCACCCGCATCGTCGACCCGATCCGGGTGGCGCTCGTCGGGGACAACAGCTACCTGGAGGCGTGGTGCCGCAGCGCCGAGGCGGTGCGACTGTTCCGGCTGGATCGCATCGTCGAGGCGCAGCTGCTCGAGGAGGCCTCGGCCCCGCCACCGCCTGCCGTGCAGGCCGGTCCTGATACGTCGCTGTTCGACGCCGATCCCGCGCTTCCGGCAGCCACCCTGCTCATCGCCCCCTCGGCGGCGTGGATGTTCGACTACTACCCGTTGCGGGTGCTGACCGAGCTTCCCGATGGTGCGGTCGAGGCGGCCATGACGTATGCCTCCGAAGACTGGATGGCCCGGTTTGTGCTGGGCTTCGGTTCTGCGGTGCGCGTGCTCGCGCCCCCATCGTTGGCGCAGCAGGTCCGGGCCGCGGCGACGGCGGCACTGCACGCCTACAGTGCGGTCCAGGTTGACGGGTAGACTCGGCGAAGACGTCTGGAGGTAACCAAATTGGGCGGACTACAACCCTGGCACTGGATCATCGTCATCGCGGTGTTCGTGCTGCTGTTCGGTGCGAAGAAGCTTCCCGACGCGGCGCGGTCGCTGGGCAAGTCGATGCGGATCTTCAAGTCGGAGATCAAGGAAATGCAGTCCGAGTCCAGGTCGGAGGAGACTCCGACGGCGAAGCCGATTGCATCCGAACGCGCCGACGTGGCAGCTCCCAGGCCCGACGTCGCGGCTCCGGCACCCGAACAGTCCCCGGACCGGCACACGGCCTGACGCGGCCCGACCCTGACCGCGGTTTCCGGCCGCGTCGGTAGGTTGCGTCTTCAACCCCTCACTTCACATACGTGCAGACCTCCGGCATCTTCAGAAAACTCGATCCCCGTCGCCGCCGTTCACGGGTCAATCCCGACGGCACCATGTCGCTGGTCGATCACCTCACCGAGCTTCGATCGCGGCTGCTGATCGCCGTGGCAGCGGTCGTCGTCGCGATGATCTTCGGGTTCTTCTGGTACACCCACGGCATTTTCGGGCTACACAGCCTCGGTGAATGGCTGCGCGGACCGTACTGCGCCCTGCCCGCATCGTCGCGCGCGGCCATCGCGCCCGACGGGGAGTGCCGGCTGCTGGCCACCGCGCCCTTCGACCAGTTCATGTTGCGGCTGAAGGTCGCACTCGCGGCCGGTGTGGTGATGGCCTGCCCGGTGTGGCTGTATCAGATGTGGGCGTTCATCACGCCGGGGCTGTACAAGAAGGAACGCCGATTCGCGATGGCCTTCGTCGGCTTCGGCGCGCTGCTGTTCGTGACCGGTGCGGTGCTGGCCTACGTGGTGCTGGCCAAGGCGTTGGGCTTCCTGCTGACCGTCGGCAGCGACGTTCAGGTCACCGCGCTGTCCGGCGAGCAGTACTTCGGCTTCCTGATCAACCTGCTGCTGGTGTTCGGCATCAGCTTCGAGTTCCCGCTGCTGATCATCATGCTCAACCTGGTCGGCGTGCTCAGTTACGCGAAGCTCAGGGCCTGGCGGCGCGGGTTGATCTTTGGCCTGTTCGTCTTCGCGGCCTTCGCCACACCCGGCTCCGACCCGTTCACGATGCTGGCATTGTCGTGTGCGCTCTCGCTGCTGTTGGAGTTCGCGATCCAGTTCGCCCGGGTGCACGACCGGCGCAAGGCACGCTTGGCAGAGGCCGAGCTGGACGACGACGAGGCCGCACCGATCGGCACGGCCGAACCGATCGAGGCGCCTGCCCCGGTGTCGACGCCGACAGCTGCGGCCCCGGAGACGCCATCGGCATCGCGACCCACCAGGTTCAGCATCGATGACGACGCCACCTGAGCCGGGCGGCGAGACTCCCGGCGAGCTGGCCGTATTCACCGCACAGCTGCCGTTCGCCCTCGACGACTTCCAGGTACGCGCCTGCCGTGCGCTCGAACGCGGGCACGGCGTCCTGGTCTGCGCGCCGACCGGCGCCGGCAAGACGGTGGTCGGTGAATTCGCCGTGCACCTGGCACTGGCGGCCGGCGGCAAGTGCTTCTACACCACCCCGATCAAGGCCTTGAGCAACCAGAAGCACAGCGACCTGGTGGCCCGGTACGGCGCGGAGAAGATCGGGCTGCTCACCGGCGACCAGTCAATCAACGGCGACGCCGACGTGGTGGTGATGACCACTGAAGTGCTGCGCAACATGCTGTACGCGAATTCGTCTGCGCTGCACGGACTTTCCTATGTGGTGATGGACGAGGTGCACTTCCTGGCCGACCGGATGCGCGGCGCGGTGTGGGAGGAGGTGATCCTGCACC
It encodes the following:
- the prcB gene encoding proteasome subunit beta, with the protein product MTWHDNLSSSLSGTPAITSDLSSFSDLLRRQAPDLLPVHRVTAGAAPYGAAAEFVPHGNSAEFAPHGTTIVAIKYPGGVVIAGDRRATQGNMIASRDVEKVHIADDYTATGIAGTAAIAVEFARLYAVELEHYEKVEGVPLTFRGKVNRLATMVRGNLGAALQGFVALPLLVGYDLNEADPANAGRIVSFDAAGGWNIEEEGYQSVGSGSLFARSSIKKLYPTVTDAESALKVAIEALYDAADDDSATGGPDLVRGIYPTAVTIGAEGAEEITEARIAELAREVIESRTATKGDG
- the dop gene encoding depupylase/deamidase Dop is translated as MQRIIGTEVEYGISSPSDPTANPILTSTQAVLAYAAAAGIQRAKRTRWDYEVESPLRDARGFDLSRASGPPPIVDADEVGAANMILTNGARLYVDHAHPEYSAPECTDPMDAVIWDKAGERVMEAAARHVASVPGAIKLQLYKNNVDGKGASYGSHENYLMSRQTPFTSVIAGFTPFLVSRQVVTGSGRVGIGPSGDDPGFQLSQRADYIEVEVGLETTLKRGIINTRDEPHADADKYRRLHVIIGDANLAETSTYLKLGTSSLVLDLIEEGIDLSDLALARPVHAVHVISRDPSLRATVALADGREVTALALQRMYLDRVAKLVDTRDPDPRASHVVETWAEVLDLLERDPMECAEILDWPAKLRLLEGFRRRENLAWSAPRLHLVDLQYSDVRLDKGLYNRLVARGSMKRLVTEQQVLDAVDSPPTDTRAYFRGECLRRFGADIAAASWDSVIFDLGGDSLVRIPTLEPLRGSKAHVGALLDSVDSAVELVEQLTT
- the prcA gene encoding proteasome subunit alpha; protein product: MSFPYFISPEQAMRERSELARKGIARGRSVVVLAYDSGVLFVAENPSRSLQKVSELYDRVGFAAVGRFSEFDKLRVGGIQYADTRGYAYDRRDVTGRQLANVYAQTLGTIFTEQPKPFEVELCVAEVAHYGETKAPELYRITYDGSIADEPHYVVMGGTTEPIVAKLGESYTENADLGAAVKIAVEALSAGAEGSEPRKLGPSTLEVAVLDAKRPRRCFRRITGSALETLLPEPDPDKAPAE
- a CDS encoding alpha/beta fold hydrolase, which translates into the protein MSSRSAPVDGFRLAFDRLGVTGGPPVVLLHGWPGTRRDYRKVVPLLTDVADVIVPDLRGFGGSDKHAVAVQHFYSATAQAASIVGLIHELGVHEVILAGYDVGSRVAQSVARMHPHLAKALVLSPPLPGAGDRVLSPHAQHEFWYQAFHQLPIADRLIDGNPEIVREYLRHFWNHWSAPTFTVTEDDLDRLVSDYALPGAFTASLAWYRAGAGTVAQSLTELPPDRAVKINARTDVLWPRHDPLFPTAWADRLDDYFVDVRLHTADGAGHFTPLECPEEFAGLIRSVIG
- a CDS encoding ubiquitin-like protein Pup, which codes for MAQEQTKRGGGGGDDDDVPGASAAGQERREKLTEETDDLLDEIDDVLEENAEDFVRAYVQKGGQ
- a CDS encoding helix-turn-helix transcriptional regulator → MATSKVERLMNLVIALLSTRTFLPAEKIRASVAGYADSPSDEAFSRMFERDKNELRDLGIPLETGRVSKFDPTEGYRINRDAYALPPVQLTGDEATAVAVATQLWQSPELVTATQGALLKLRAAGVEVEADAAGAAITSTAVLPGLRGSEEVLRILLSAIDSGHAVQFEHRPSRTAGYTTRTVEPWGVVTHRGRWYLVGHDRDRDDTRTFRLSRIGSGVTLIGEAGAVRKPDGVNVREIVRRVVADVPTGERARVWVAGGRATALRRQALTTTPRTLGGRAGEEITVELGMYDRLAREIASYGADAVALEPHALRDDVLDRLRAQAVVQ
- a CDS encoding TetR/AcrR family transcriptional regulator; the protein is MARQVKPEEHAARRGEILDAALHLMHDKGYAAMTIEDLLSTLQISKGALYHYFRSKQALLEGIVEQMGDSATAGLRRILDAPDTSALDKLHAYFAASYAWKSENATAVATLIRLWHDENNALLRQKMTQGSMRTTAPFLEAIIRQGCTEGVFHTDFPHEAAGIITAMGLHLADAFIDAIEADGAVGIDISGPHARKAVAAYQQAFERILGLPDGSLAGEL
- the pafA gene encoding Pup--protein ligase, which encodes MQRRIMGIETEFGVTCTFHGHRRLSPDEVARYLFRRVVSWGRSSNVFLRNGARLYLDVGSHPEYATAECDNLVQLVTHDRAGERVLEDLLIDAEQRLADEGIGGDIYLFKNNTDSAGNSYGCHENYLIVRAGEFSRISDVLLPFLVTRQLICGAGKVLQTPKAATFCLSQRAEHIWEGVSSATTRSRPIINTRDEPHADAEKYRRLHVIVGDSNMCESTTMLKVGTASLVLEMIEAGVPFRDFSLDNPIRAIREVSHDLTGRRPVRLAGGRQASALDIQREYYSRAVEYLQTRETNTQIEQVVDLWGRQLDAVESQDFAKVDTEIDWVIKRKLFQRYQDRYNLELSDPKISQLDLAYHDIKRGRGVFDLLQRKGLAARIATDEEIDAAVNTPPQTTRAKLRGEFISAAQEAGRDFTVDWVHLKLNDQAQRTVLCKDPFRSVDERVKRLIASM
- a CDS encoding methyltransferase family protein, with translation MTTGLDVATLRNGAVLVPAVLAGALWVAAPGERVGAALAALWNAVGLAALNAVAVAAGWWSFGTDGLMWSGVPLDVVLGWALLWAVPVQLMRWVNPLVTVAVLVAADIVAMGSLAPLVWLRSGWWAGELLGVLLCLLPAVLLGWLTATGRMLWLRAGLQVVLFGALLLFVIPAVTFALTGMSWSQAWHRLGGPADWVLLQIAAVVAVIALRAVAEFARHGGTPFPWDPPQTLVTSGPYAYLANPMQVCSVLLLVTMAAVVGAPVLVLAAGVGVVFSAGIAGWHERDQLAARFGAPWREYRGAVRDWVPRVRPYPHRSPARLYVAVTCDPCSQVAGWLQRRDPVALALELAEDHPEELRRVRYESDSVVLQGTRAVGAALEHIGIGWAVVGWVMRAPGLGWLVQLLADAVGAGPRSVSR